From a single Camarhynchus parvulus chromosome 20, STF_HiC, whole genome shotgun sequence genomic region:
- the SGK2 gene encoding serine/threonine-protein kinase Sgk2 isoform X2, with product MIVAWMEPSSTALGKTKELIKHGRERIEQTIKASGSRLCSYAERVVFLMDRSRSPDKNTQPSTPTDNINLGPSANPNAKPTDFDFLKVIGKGSFGKVLLAKRKCDGTFYAVKVLHKKTILKKKEQNHIMAERNVLLKNVKHPFLVGLHYSFQTSEKLYFVLDYVNGGELFFHLQRERCFREPRARFYAAEVASAIGYLHSLNIIYRDLKPENILLDCQGHIVLTDFGLCKEGMEQEETTSTFCGTPEYLAPEVLKKQPYDRTVDWWCLGAVLYEMLFGLPPFYSRDVSQMYDNILHKPLQIQGTKTVAACDILQGLLHKDQKRRLGAKTDFLEIKSHVFFSPINWDDLYHKRITPPFNPNVAGPADLRHFDPEFTQEAISASITRTPDLAASSSSASDAFLGFSYAPTEEDI from the exons AACTCATCAAGCACGGCCGGGAGAGGATAGAACAAACCATCAAGGCCtctggctccaggctctgctcata TGCTGAGCgagttgtttttttaatggatcGTTCCCGGAGCCCAGACAAAAACACCCAG CCTTCAACACCAACTGACAACATCAACCTCGGACCTTCTGCTAACCCCAA TGCCAAGCCAACAGACTTTGACTTCCTGAAGGTTATTGGCAAAGGAAGCTTTGGAAAA GTTCTCCTGGCCAAACGCAAGTGTGATGGGACCTTTTATGCAGTGAAAGTCTTGCATAAGAAAACCATCCTCAAGAAAAAGGAG CAAAACCACATCATGGCAGAACGCAACGTGCTCCTGAAAAACGTCAAGCACCCCTTCCTTGTGGGACTCCACTACTCCTTCCAGACCTCAGAGAAGCTTTACTTTGTGCTTGACTATGTAAATGGAGGAGAG CTCTTCTTCCACTTGCAAAGGGAGCGCTGTTTCCGTGAGCCCCGGGCCCGGTTCTACGCTGCAGAAGTGGCCAGTGCCATTGGGTACCTGCATTCCCTAAACATCATCTACAG GGACTTAAAGCCTGAGAACATCCTCCTGGATTGCCAG GGACACATAGTATTGACAGACTTTGGACTCTGCAAAGAAGGAATGGAGCAAGAGGAGACAACTTCTACCTTTTGTGGCACTCCTGAG TATCTGGCTCCTGAGGTGCTAAAGAAGCAGCCCTATGACAGGACAGTAGACTGGTGGTGCCTAGGAGCTGTCCTCTATGAAATGCTCTTTGGACTG CCTCCTTTTTACAGCCGGGATGTGTCTCAGATGTATGACAACATTCTGCACAAGCCACTACAGATCCAAGGAACCAAGACTGTGGCAGCTTGTGACATCCTTCAGGGACTTCTCCACAAGGACCAGAAGAGGAGGCTGGGTGCCAAAACAGACTTT CTTGAGATAAAGAGCCACGTATTCTTCAGCCCAATAAACTGGGATGATTTATATCACAAGAGGATTACTCCTCCATTCAACCCCAATGTG GCTGGCCCAGCTGATCTGCGACACTTTGATCCTGAGTTCACCCAGGAAGCCATCTCTGCCTCCATCACCCGCACGCCTgacctggcagccagcagctccagtgcctcaGATGCATTTTTAGGATTTTCATACGCACCAACCGAAGAGGACATTTAA